In the bacterium genome, CTTGCGCATACGGTCGGTCTGGTGGTTTTAATCACCGCCGAGCTGACCATCATCTGGCAGTGGTCGCACTATATGACGCAGTGCTGGAGGGGCATCACGAAGTATAAGATCCCGCCCCTGCCTCCGATGCCGAATCCCGCTCCATCGGTGGTCGTGCTGGTGCCCAGTTGCGATGAGGATCCCGAGATTCTGGAGCGCAGCCTGTCCAGCGTATCCCATTTGCGGTATCCCAATCTCTCGGTATGGCTGGTGGAGAACTCGCGCCGCCCGGAGTTCAAGGAACAAGCCGTCAAACTGGCCCAGAAACACGGCGTCGGCGTGCTGCACGTTCGTAATCGCGGCAATAAAGGCCGAGCCTTGAATGACGCGATGAAGATGATCAATCCCGCTCCCGAGTATCTGGCGATCCTCGACGCCGATCAGAGAGTGCAGCCGGAATTCCTCGAAAAGACCGTACCGATATTGCACGGCGATCCGAAACTTGCCTTCGTGCAGACGGCGCAGGAGTACGAAAACTCCAATGCGACGTTGGTCTGCCGGGCGGCGGCGCAGCAGGAAATGCTGCACTACGACACTATCCTCGAAGGAAAGGGCGCGGTCGGAATGGCCATGTGCTGCGGAACCAACTTCGTCATGCGCTGGAGCGCACTGGCCGACGTAGGCGGGTGGGACGAAGAATCCATCTGCGAGGATATGGCGACGTCCTTCGATCTGCACTGGAAGGGCTGGCGCTCGGCATACGTCCGCCGGATCTATTCGATCGGCGTCGGCCCGTTGACCCTCTACGCATACTGGAAACAGCATTGGCGGTGGGCCACCGGCGGAACCACGATTCTGAAGCGGGTTATTCGCGGCATTCTCACCCGAAAACCTATTCCCGTTCCCTACAAGGTTGCCGTCGAGTATCTGTGGTCGTCCGGCTTCTACACGATGACACTGGCCCTTGCGCTTTTAGCAACGCTGCCCATTCTGCTGCTGCTGTTCGTGCGGTTTGGAACAGGACAGGGACTCGTGGGGCCGGTTGAATTGCGCCCGCTCGAATGGGTGTATTTATCAGTGTATCCGTTCTATGTGGCGGTCATGCTCTTTCCGTTTATTCATATGAAACTGCGCGGCTATTCTCTGCGCAATCTTCTGTTGGTCCAGGGAATTCTGGCCAATACGGTTCCCGTCTATCTGAACGCGATCACCAAGGTGATGTTGGGCCGCAAGTCGCATTTCGAGATTACTCCGAAGTCAGCGCGGGTTCCGCGCATTCGAGTCTGGCGCAAGCCGCAGCCTTACATTCTGCTCGGACTGCTCACTGCGGGTTCCGTCCTGCTGCCGGGAGTTGTCAGAGGAGCGATCAGTCCGGTCTCGTGGATCGTTCTCTTCTGGTTATTCTTATATTCGGTGGCGTTCGGACACTTCCTGATCTACACCGTTTTCAATCACGGCTGGCCCGCGGGGAATCAGTCGGGGAAGCCCGGCTCACCGCCGCGGAAACAGCACGGTAATCTTCCTTCTACGGTTCGGAGTGAAGATGTCGAGGAAGCGCAAGTCCGTTCCTAAGCGCTCGCCGTCTCCCTCGCGGAGTGAGCCGCTCCGAACAATCGCTCATGCAATCGAATCCCGTTCCCTGCGCATCGCGCTAAGGGGGGCGGGTTTCTTGCTTTTGATTGCATCACTTTTCGCACTCTTTCACCCCGGCCTGCGGGTTTGGGGATTCCATCATCTGGCGTTTCTTCCCGCCGGGGCGGCGGCCGGTTTCCTCATCGTAGGCGCACTGTTGTGGACGCCGCTCGGCACGCGGGCTGTTCGTTACCTCGGCAGCCGATGGAAAGCCCTGGCGGGCCGGGCCGCCATCGGGTGGGCGATTCTGGCGGCAATGGTCTTTTTCCTTCTGCAGGTGGCGGTTCCGCTCTTGGGCGACGGTCCGCTGTGGATTAAGGAACTGGTGTGGATCGCCGAGTTCGAAGCCCGTGGGAGACCCGTTCCGCTGACGCGATTCCTGATGCGAAAGGAGCCGCTCGAACTCGGCCTTCACGAGCTGGTTTTCCGCACCGTCGCGGCCACCCGTCCGCCGGACTTCCCTTCCGGGACGCGGGAACAAGCCAAGGCCATGATCCAGGCGCGCGAGCAATGGTTCTATTCCGTCGCCCACAACACCTATGCGTACCTTTCGATTCTTGCCGGTGCGCTCTTCGTGTACCTGCTGATTCGTTTTGCGCGGAGACGAATCGCTCCGCAGACCCGTGCGCCGTTCCTGTTAATCCTCTTCTCGGGCACGGGAATGCTGCTCTTCTTCGGCTATGTGGAGAATTACACGTGGGCATCGCTTACGATGGTCGCCTTTCTCTTGGCCGGCTTGGACGACGCCTTTCCACCTCGCCGCTTTCCATTCCGCACGCTGATCGCCTTTCTGATCGCCGTATCGTTCCATCTCATGGCGCTCGTGCTGTTGCCCGCCGTTCTCTATCTGCTCTATGGCCTGCACTTCGCCCACCGCGATGAGAATGCGGATCGTACTCGCGCACCCATCCGACGAATGTACGTTTTTCTTATGGCAACGTTCGCGGCTGGGCTGGCGGGCTATCTCTACGTAAGGGGATGGGAAGGCTGGGTATCGGTAATGCCGCTCCTGCCGACGTGGTCGCAGGATGGCTATGCGGCGCTCACGGGAAAACACGCTCTCGATCTGGCAAACCTGTTTGTGCTGATCGCGCTTCCCTCCACGCTGATTCTGCTGTTCGTACGCAGCCGGGAACAGCCCGCTTTATTTGCACGATTGCAGACCGGATTCCTCGTACTGGCGGCGGTGGGCGGCGCAGCGTTCGCCGCGCTGTTCAATCCGAATTTGGGAATGGCGCGCGACTGGGATTTGCTCGCGGCGGCGCTATGGCCATTCATCGTGTTGGCGGCCTGGACGGTTGCTCGCCACGACTTCGGCGAGCATCGCGCGGAGGTGGTGGCGGGGCTTATGGGATTTGCCGTAATCGTCTCGATTCCTTTCGTGCTGGTGTCATGCTTGAAAGCTCCCTCGCTCAAGCGCTATGAAACTCTTCTGCAACTGGATCAAGCGCGCTCGGCCTACGGTTGGGAGAATCTTGCCATGTACTACGAAACCCTCGATGACGCCGAAAACCGGATTCGCGCGTGGCGTGGCGCGGTCGAAGTCAGCGAGAATCCCCGATACAAAGTGAATCTGGCGGTGGCGCTGCGGCTGGTCGGTCGTATTGAAGAAGCCGAACCCTATTGTTTGCAGGCGGCGCGGGAAAATCCCGAATACGCCTATCAACTTGCCTATCTGGCGCAGGCCTATGCCCGGCAGGGACATCTCGACAAGTCCCGGGACCTGCTCACGGTGGCAACGGAATTGGACACCGCCAACGTTCAGATACGGAAGATCTTAGATGCGATTGAGAAACGATTGGACGATTCTTCACAGCCGTGACAACGTCGAGGCTTGACCATCCGCGGTGTAAAACATGAACGGGCGCTGACGGCGCCCGTTGCTCATGAATCGAAATGAACTGCGATGGGAACTCTACTCATCCGTTGTCGTAGGCTCGTCTCTTCCCATTACGTTGATCTGGCAGGTCGGACAGATGCCGTGAGTGATCCACCGACTGGCATATTTCAGTTCCATGGATTCCATCGGAACCCATCGTCCCTCGGCGTCCTGCACGCGTCGGCACCAGGCACACACCACCAGCGCCGATCCCAGCGTGTTCATGTCTTGAAATAGTTCTCGATACACGTAACGCGTTCGTTCCTCGAACTCGGACAGAAGTCCCGTCCCGGCGGTTCGAAAGATGATGGCCACGCCGAGTACCATGTCGTTGCGGTCGCGGAGGGCAAACGAAGCCAGTTCCAAACCGTGGCGCGA is a window encoding:
- a CDS encoding glycosyltransferase; protein product: MLYSVFPLAVIATFFILLGIVYRGRTRINEVFAEYRRPAALRRLVGLWFGVIFGVFVVVQSLRIPFFEYVIGKLAHPSQVFSSWHDLAHTVGLVVLITAELTIIWQWSHYMTQCWRGITKYKIPPLPPMPNPAPSVVVLVPSCDEDPEILERSLSSVSHLRYPNLSVWLVENSRRPEFKEQAVKLAQKHGVGVLHVRNRGNKGRALNDAMKMINPAPEYLAILDADQRVQPEFLEKTVPILHGDPKLAFVQTAQEYENSNATLVCRAAAQQEMLHYDTILEGKGAVGMAMCCGTNFVMRWSALADVGGWDEESICEDMATSFDLHWKGWRSAYVRRIYSIGVGPLTLYAYWKQHWRWATGGTTILKRVIRGILTRKPIPVPYKVAVEYLWSSGFYTMTLALALLATLPILLLLFVRFGTGQGLVGPVELRPLEWVYLSVYPFYVAVMLFPFIHMKLRGYSLRNLLLVQGILANTVPVYLNAITKVMLGRKSHFEITPKSARVPRIRVWRKPQPYILLGLLTAGSVLLPGVVRGAISPVSWIVLFWLFLYSVAFGHFLIYTVFNHGWPAGNQSGKPGSPPRKQHGNLPSTVRSEDVEEAQVRS
- a CDS encoding tetratricopeptide repeat protein gives rise to the protein MSRKRKSVPKRSPSPSRSEPLRTIAHAIESRSLRIALRGAGFLLLIASLFALFHPGLRVWGFHHLAFLPAGAAAGFLIVGALLWTPLGTRAVRYLGSRWKALAGRAAIGWAILAAMVFFLLQVAVPLLGDGPLWIKELVWIAEFEARGRPVPLTRFLMRKEPLELGLHELVFRTVAATRPPDFPSGTREQAKAMIQAREQWFYSVAHNTYAYLSILAGALFVYLLIRFARRRIAPQTRAPFLLILFSGTGMLLFFGYVENYTWASLTMVAFLLAGLDDAFPPRRFPFRTLIAFLIAVSFHLMALVLLPAVLYLLYGLHFAHRDENADRTRAPIRRMYVFLMATFAAGLAGYLYVRGWEGWVSVMPLLPTWSQDGYAALTGKHALDLANLFVLIALPSTLILLFVRSREQPALFARLQTGFLVLAAVGGAAFAALFNPNLGMARDWDLLAAALWPFIVLAAWTVARHDFGEHRAEVVAGLMGFAVIVSIPFVLVSCLKAPSLKRYETLLQLDQARSAYGWENLAMYYETLDDAENRIRAWRGAVEVSENPRYKVNLAVALRLVGRIEEAEPYCLQAARENPEYAYQLAYLAQAYARQGHLDKSRDLLTVATELDTANVQIRKILDAIEKRLDDSSQP